From a single Pleurodeles waltl isolate 20211129_DDA chromosome 8, aPleWal1.hap1.20221129, whole genome shotgun sequence genomic region:
- the LOC138250169 gene encoding toll-like receptor 7 isoform X1, which translates to MGVPVWRFFPYGVFPLGLHLEGTDCGSVLLSAAPWLPEGVAPTSARAGLARTKAARNLPLVWTLLYKCSSIRHCHLLILLYLCPKLSAATWFPKSLPCDVKESSEDVSLLVDCADRRLTEVPRGIPTNVTNLTLTINHIPHISQKSFLRLQNLVEIDLRCNCVPVRLGPKDHVCTERLYIEDSSFTSLTLLKSLYLDGNQLLEIPRGLPQHLQLLSLEANSIFSITKGNLTDVVNLEILYLGQNCYYRNPCNVSFYIENDAFYNLTNLSVLSLKSNNITHVPGRLPSTLKELYLYNNMIQSIRENDFQNLFHLEILDLSANCPRCYNAPYPCIPCPNSRAIEIDLEAFSSLKNLKVLRLRSNSLRKIPSTWFKNTEKLQVLDLSQNFLAQEMGEANFLKCIPSLKELDFSFNYDLQVYPVFMKLSNTFSHLLSLERFRVRGYVFKELAIEHLRPLIPLKNLTLLDLGTNFIKVANLSLFQYFPALELVDLSWNKISPSSESDQRSFSNSRNSENHFGSARLQDTHYFMYDENARRCKSKDKENIPLISFVKEGCRDFGKTLDLSINNIFFINAKDFQHVTSFKCLNLSGNAIGQSLNGSELQYLKQLKYLDFSNNRLDFLYATAFKELTELEVLDLSNNKHYFLAEGITHMLNFTMHLPSLKKLLLNGNEISSSTNKDMESMSLEILEFKGNRLDVLWRDGDSRYLSFFQKLTQLKKLDISYNSLSFMPPGSFEGMPPQLSKLCLANNKIRSFNWGQLTALKKLEVLDLSNNELANGPRELSNCTSTISRLILKGNKIKKLKEHFLRDAYQLRYLDLSDNSLSTISKSSFPMDVIQKLDTLILQGNPFKCNCEAVWFVWWLNQTTVYVPRLATDVTCAGPGTHKDKSLIILDLYTCEEELPLVVLHSVSASIIICLMVIAISNHLYFWDIWYSYHFCSAKLKGYRRLPSSGKCYDAFIAYDTKDVLASEWVYKELVTILEGEEGKQINLCLEERDWVPGKAIFENLSECIRMSRKTVFVLTKKYAQSGHFKTAFYMAHQWLIDENLDVIIFIFLEKALQNSKYLRLRKRLCKGSVLEWPTNPHSQCYFWHCLRNALKTDNHMTYDKLFKEIA; encoded by the exons ggagttcctgtctggaggttttttccctatggggtttttcctctgggactccatctggagggcacggactgtggtagcgtattactgtcagcagcaccgtggctaccggaaggggtcgcccctacctcagccagagccggacttgcaagaaccaaggccGCACGCAATCTCCCTCTGGTCTGGACG ttACTGTACAAATGCTCATCAATCCGACATTGCCATCTCCTCATTCTTCTGTACCTGTGTCCAAAGTTGTCTGCAGCTACCTGGTTTCCCAAAAGCCTCCCCTGTGATGTGAAAGAATCTTCTGAAGATGTTTCCTTACTTGTGGACTGTGCTGATCGCCGCCTAACAGAGGTTCCAAGGGGAATTCCCACCAATGTCACTAATCTGACTCTTACAATTAATCATATACCACATATTTCACAAAAGTCCTTTCTCCGTCTCCAGAACCTGGTGGAGATTGACCTCAGATGCAACTGCGTTCCTGTTCGGTTGGGGCCAAAGGACCATGTGTGCACTGAGAGACTTTATATCGAGGACAGCAGCTTCACATCACTCACGCTTTTAAAATCACTGTATTTAGATGGGAACCAGCTCTTGGAAATCCCTCGTGGATTACCTCAACACTTACAATTACTAAGTCTAGAAGCAAACAGTATTTTTTCCATAACGAAGGGCAATTTAACAGATGTGGTAAATCTCGAAATCCTCTATCTCGGCCAGAACTGCTACTATCGCAATCCCTGCAACGTGTCCTTTTATATTGAGAATGATGCCTTTTACAATCTCACAAATTTATCAGTTTTGTCTTTAAAATCCAACAATATAACACATGTCCCTGGCAGGTTACCGTCAACTTTAAAGGAACTCTATCTTTACAACAACATGATTCAATCTATCAGAGAAAATGATTTTCAAAATCTTTTTCACTTGGAAATTCTTGACTTAAGTGCCAACTGTCCACGGTGCTACAATGCACCCTATCCTTGTATCCCTTGTCCAAATAGTAGGGCAATTGAAATTGATCTTGAAGCCTTTAGCTCCTTAAAAAATCTCAAAGTTTTGCGCCTTAGAAGCAATTCTTTGCGTAAGATACCAAGCACCTGGTTCAAAAACACTGAAAAACTACAAGTATTAGATCTTTCTCAAAACTTTTTAGCACAGGAAATGGGAGAGGCCAATTTTTTGAAATGTATTCCCAGTCTTAAGGAACTAGATTTTTCTTTTAACTATGATCTGCAGGTGTATCCTGTATTTATGAAATtgtcaaacacattttcccatttgtTGTCCCTAGAACGTTTCCGAGTAAGGGGGTATGTGTTTAAAGAACTTGCCATAGAACATCTTAGACCACTGATACCCCTCAAAAATCTAACATTACTCGATCTGGGCACAAATTTTATTAAGGTTGCTAACTTGAGCCTGTTTCAGTACTTCCCCGCCCTGGAACTTGTAGACCTCTCTTGGAATAAAATATCTCCATCCAGTGAATCTGACCAACGTTCGTTTTCGAATTCCAGAAATTCTGAAAACCATTTTGGCAGTGCACGGCTTCAGGACACACATTATTTCATGTATGATGAAAATGCACGCAGGTGCAAGAGCAAAGACAAGGAGAACATTCCTTTAATTTCATTTGTAAAGGAGGGCTGTCGTGACTTTGGAAAAACCTTAGACCTTAGCATTAATAACATATTTTTCATCAACGCCAAAGATTTCCAGCATGTCACCTCTTTCAAATGTCTCAATTTGTCAGGCAACGCTATCGGCCAGTCTTTGAATGGTAGTGAACTTCAGTACTTGAAACAATTGAAATACCTGGATTTCTCAAACAACCGACTTGATTTTTTGTATGCAACAGCCTTTAAAGAACTGACTGAGTTGGAAGTGCTTGACCTGAGTAATAACAAACATTATTTTCTAGCAGAAGGTATCACACATATGCTCAATTTTACCATGCATTTGCCTTCCCTGAAGAAACTGCTTCTGAACGGAAACGAGATCTCCTCCTCTACCAACAAAGATATGGAAAGTATGTCTCTTGAAATATTGGAATTCAAGGGAAACCGTCTTGATGTTCTATGGAGAGATGGAGATTCAAGATATCTATCCTTCTTTCAGAAGCTTACCCAGCTAAAGAAATTAGATATTTCCTACAATTCTTTGAGTTTTATGCCTCCTGGGAGTTTTGAAGGCATGCCTCCTCAACTTTCAAAGCTCTGCTTGGCCAACAATAAAATTAGGTCCTTCAACTGGGGGCAACTTACCGCTCTGAAAAAGCTAGAGGTCTTGGACTTGAGCAACAATGAGCTTGCCAATGGACCGCGTGAGTTGTCCAACTGCACTTCAACAATTTCTAGGCTAATTTTAAaaggtaacaaaataaaaaaactaaaagagcATTTCCTGCGTGATGCTTACCAGTTGCGCTACCTGGACCTCAGTGATAACAGCTTATCTACAATCAGTAAGTCCAGTTTTCCAATGGATGTGATCCAGAAACTTGACACATTGATCCTTCAGGGTAATCCTTTTAAGTGCAATTGTGAAGCAGTATGGTTTGTGTGGTGGTTAAACCAAACAACTGTCTATGTTCCCCGCCTTGCCACAGATGTTACCTGTGCCGGCCCTGGGACACATAAAGACAAAAGTCTAATTATTTTGGATCTTTATACCTGCGAAGAAGAGCTTCCACTTGTTGTACTGCACTCTGTCTCAGCATCAATAATTATTTGCCTAATGGTGATTGCTATCTCAAACCACTTGTATTTCTGGGATATTTGGTACAGTTACCACTTCTGTTCTGCCAAACTGAAAGGCTACCGCCGCCTGCCTTCCTCAGGCAAATGCTACGACGCCTTCATTGCCTATGATACAAAGGATGTCCTTGCTTCTGAATGGGTTTATAAAGAACTAGTTACAATTCTGGAAGGCGAGGAAGGAAAACAAATTAATTTGTGCTTGGAAGAAAGAGATTGGGTTCCAGGGAAAGCAATTTTTGAGAACCTCTCGGAATGCATACGCATGAGTCGAAAAACGGTGTTTGTGCTGaccaaaaagtatgcacaaagtgggcATTTCAAGACAGCCTTCTACATGGCGCACCAGTGGCTAATCGATGAAAATCTGGATGTGATTATCTTCATATTTCTAGAAAAAGCCTTGCAGAATTCTAAATATCTCAGGTTAAGAAAGAGACTATGTAAAGGTTCGGTGttggaatggcctacaaacccacaCTCTCAGTGTTACTTCTGGCACTGCCTGAGAAACGCCCTAAAAACAGACAATCATATGACCTATGACAAACTTTTCAAAGAGATTGCTTAG
- the LOC138250169 gene encoding toll-like receptor 7 isoform X2, with amino-acid sequence MKINQSVPEQKLLYKCSSIRHCHLLILLYLCPKLSAATWFPKSLPCDVKESSEDVSLLVDCADRRLTEVPRGIPTNVTNLTLTINHIPHISQKSFLRLQNLVEIDLRCNCVPVRLGPKDHVCTERLYIEDSSFTSLTLLKSLYLDGNQLLEIPRGLPQHLQLLSLEANSIFSITKGNLTDVVNLEILYLGQNCYYRNPCNVSFYIENDAFYNLTNLSVLSLKSNNITHVPGRLPSTLKELYLYNNMIQSIRENDFQNLFHLEILDLSANCPRCYNAPYPCIPCPNSRAIEIDLEAFSSLKNLKVLRLRSNSLRKIPSTWFKNTEKLQVLDLSQNFLAQEMGEANFLKCIPSLKELDFSFNYDLQVYPVFMKLSNTFSHLLSLERFRVRGYVFKELAIEHLRPLIPLKNLTLLDLGTNFIKVANLSLFQYFPALELVDLSWNKISPSSESDQRSFSNSRNSENHFGSARLQDTHYFMYDENARRCKSKDKENIPLISFVKEGCRDFGKTLDLSINNIFFINAKDFQHVTSFKCLNLSGNAIGQSLNGSELQYLKQLKYLDFSNNRLDFLYATAFKELTELEVLDLSNNKHYFLAEGITHMLNFTMHLPSLKKLLLNGNEISSSTNKDMESMSLEILEFKGNRLDVLWRDGDSRYLSFFQKLTQLKKLDISYNSLSFMPPGSFEGMPPQLSKLCLANNKIRSFNWGQLTALKKLEVLDLSNNELANGPRELSNCTSTISRLILKGNKIKKLKEHFLRDAYQLRYLDLSDNSLSTISKSSFPMDVIQKLDTLILQGNPFKCNCEAVWFVWWLNQTTVYVPRLATDVTCAGPGTHKDKSLIILDLYTCEEELPLVVLHSVSASIIICLMVIAISNHLYFWDIWYSYHFCSAKLKGYRRLPSSGKCYDAFIAYDTKDVLASEWVYKELVTILEGEEGKQINLCLEERDWVPGKAIFENLSECIRMSRKTVFVLTKKYAQSGHFKTAFYMAHQWLIDENLDVIIFIFLEKALQNSKYLRLRKRLCKGSVLEWPTNPHSQCYFWHCLRNALKTDNHMTYDKLFKEIA; translated from the coding sequence ttACTGTACAAATGCTCATCAATCCGACATTGCCATCTCCTCATTCTTCTGTACCTGTGTCCAAAGTTGTCTGCAGCTACCTGGTTTCCCAAAAGCCTCCCCTGTGATGTGAAAGAATCTTCTGAAGATGTTTCCTTACTTGTGGACTGTGCTGATCGCCGCCTAACAGAGGTTCCAAGGGGAATTCCCACCAATGTCACTAATCTGACTCTTACAATTAATCATATACCACATATTTCACAAAAGTCCTTTCTCCGTCTCCAGAACCTGGTGGAGATTGACCTCAGATGCAACTGCGTTCCTGTTCGGTTGGGGCCAAAGGACCATGTGTGCACTGAGAGACTTTATATCGAGGACAGCAGCTTCACATCACTCACGCTTTTAAAATCACTGTATTTAGATGGGAACCAGCTCTTGGAAATCCCTCGTGGATTACCTCAACACTTACAATTACTAAGTCTAGAAGCAAACAGTATTTTTTCCATAACGAAGGGCAATTTAACAGATGTGGTAAATCTCGAAATCCTCTATCTCGGCCAGAACTGCTACTATCGCAATCCCTGCAACGTGTCCTTTTATATTGAGAATGATGCCTTTTACAATCTCACAAATTTATCAGTTTTGTCTTTAAAATCCAACAATATAACACATGTCCCTGGCAGGTTACCGTCAACTTTAAAGGAACTCTATCTTTACAACAACATGATTCAATCTATCAGAGAAAATGATTTTCAAAATCTTTTTCACTTGGAAATTCTTGACTTAAGTGCCAACTGTCCACGGTGCTACAATGCACCCTATCCTTGTATCCCTTGTCCAAATAGTAGGGCAATTGAAATTGATCTTGAAGCCTTTAGCTCCTTAAAAAATCTCAAAGTTTTGCGCCTTAGAAGCAATTCTTTGCGTAAGATACCAAGCACCTGGTTCAAAAACACTGAAAAACTACAAGTATTAGATCTTTCTCAAAACTTTTTAGCACAGGAAATGGGAGAGGCCAATTTTTTGAAATGTATTCCCAGTCTTAAGGAACTAGATTTTTCTTTTAACTATGATCTGCAGGTGTATCCTGTATTTATGAAATtgtcaaacacattttcccatttgtTGTCCCTAGAACGTTTCCGAGTAAGGGGGTATGTGTTTAAAGAACTTGCCATAGAACATCTTAGACCACTGATACCCCTCAAAAATCTAACATTACTCGATCTGGGCACAAATTTTATTAAGGTTGCTAACTTGAGCCTGTTTCAGTACTTCCCCGCCCTGGAACTTGTAGACCTCTCTTGGAATAAAATATCTCCATCCAGTGAATCTGACCAACGTTCGTTTTCGAATTCCAGAAATTCTGAAAACCATTTTGGCAGTGCACGGCTTCAGGACACACATTATTTCATGTATGATGAAAATGCACGCAGGTGCAAGAGCAAAGACAAGGAGAACATTCCTTTAATTTCATTTGTAAAGGAGGGCTGTCGTGACTTTGGAAAAACCTTAGACCTTAGCATTAATAACATATTTTTCATCAACGCCAAAGATTTCCAGCATGTCACCTCTTTCAAATGTCTCAATTTGTCAGGCAACGCTATCGGCCAGTCTTTGAATGGTAGTGAACTTCAGTACTTGAAACAATTGAAATACCTGGATTTCTCAAACAACCGACTTGATTTTTTGTATGCAACAGCCTTTAAAGAACTGACTGAGTTGGAAGTGCTTGACCTGAGTAATAACAAACATTATTTTCTAGCAGAAGGTATCACACATATGCTCAATTTTACCATGCATTTGCCTTCCCTGAAGAAACTGCTTCTGAACGGAAACGAGATCTCCTCCTCTACCAACAAAGATATGGAAAGTATGTCTCTTGAAATATTGGAATTCAAGGGAAACCGTCTTGATGTTCTATGGAGAGATGGAGATTCAAGATATCTATCCTTCTTTCAGAAGCTTACCCAGCTAAAGAAATTAGATATTTCCTACAATTCTTTGAGTTTTATGCCTCCTGGGAGTTTTGAAGGCATGCCTCCTCAACTTTCAAAGCTCTGCTTGGCCAACAATAAAATTAGGTCCTTCAACTGGGGGCAACTTACCGCTCTGAAAAAGCTAGAGGTCTTGGACTTGAGCAACAATGAGCTTGCCAATGGACCGCGTGAGTTGTCCAACTGCACTTCAACAATTTCTAGGCTAATTTTAAaaggtaacaaaataaaaaaactaaaagagcATTTCCTGCGTGATGCTTACCAGTTGCGCTACCTGGACCTCAGTGATAACAGCTTATCTACAATCAGTAAGTCCAGTTTTCCAATGGATGTGATCCAGAAACTTGACACATTGATCCTTCAGGGTAATCCTTTTAAGTGCAATTGTGAAGCAGTATGGTTTGTGTGGTGGTTAAACCAAACAACTGTCTATGTTCCCCGCCTTGCCACAGATGTTACCTGTGCCGGCCCTGGGACACATAAAGACAAAAGTCTAATTATTTTGGATCTTTATACCTGCGAAGAAGAGCTTCCACTTGTTGTACTGCACTCTGTCTCAGCATCAATAATTATTTGCCTAATGGTGATTGCTATCTCAAACCACTTGTATTTCTGGGATATTTGGTACAGTTACCACTTCTGTTCTGCCAAACTGAAAGGCTACCGCCGCCTGCCTTCCTCAGGCAAATGCTACGACGCCTTCATTGCCTATGATACAAAGGATGTCCTTGCTTCTGAATGGGTTTATAAAGAACTAGTTACAATTCTGGAAGGCGAGGAAGGAAAACAAATTAATTTGTGCTTGGAAGAAAGAGATTGGGTTCCAGGGAAAGCAATTTTTGAGAACCTCTCGGAATGCATACGCATGAGTCGAAAAACGGTGTTTGTGCTGaccaaaaagtatgcacaaagtgggcATTTCAAGACAGCCTTCTACATGGCGCACCAGTGGCTAATCGATGAAAATCTGGATGTGATTATCTTCATATTTCTAGAAAAAGCCTTGCAGAATTCTAAATATCTCAGGTTAAGAAAGAGACTATGTAAAGGTTCGGTGttggaatggcctacaaacccacaCTCTCAGTGTTACTTCTGGCACTGCCTGAGAAACGCCCTAAAAACAGACAATCATATGACCTATGACAAACTTTTCAAAGAGATTGCTTAG
- the LOC138250169 gene encoding toll-like receptor 7 isoform X3, translated as MLLYKCSSIRHCHLLILLYLCPKLSAATWFPKSLPCDVKESSEDVSLLVDCADRRLTEVPRGIPTNVTNLTLTINHIPHISQKSFLRLQNLVEIDLRCNCVPVRLGPKDHVCTERLYIEDSSFTSLTLLKSLYLDGNQLLEIPRGLPQHLQLLSLEANSIFSITKGNLTDVVNLEILYLGQNCYYRNPCNVSFYIENDAFYNLTNLSVLSLKSNNITHVPGRLPSTLKELYLYNNMIQSIRENDFQNLFHLEILDLSANCPRCYNAPYPCIPCPNSRAIEIDLEAFSSLKNLKVLRLRSNSLRKIPSTWFKNTEKLQVLDLSQNFLAQEMGEANFLKCIPSLKELDFSFNYDLQVYPVFMKLSNTFSHLLSLERFRVRGYVFKELAIEHLRPLIPLKNLTLLDLGTNFIKVANLSLFQYFPALELVDLSWNKISPSSESDQRSFSNSRNSENHFGSARLQDTHYFMYDENARRCKSKDKENIPLISFVKEGCRDFGKTLDLSINNIFFINAKDFQHVTSFKCLNLSGNAIGQSLNGSELQYLKQLKYLDFSNNRLDFLYATAFKELTELEVLDLSNNKHYFLAEGITHMLNFTMHLPSLKKLLLNGNEISSSTNKDMESMSLEILEFKGNRLDVLWRDGDSRYLSFFQKLTQLKKLDISYNSLSFMPPGSFEGMPPQLSKLCLANNKIRSFNWGQLTALKKLEVLDLSNNELANGPRELSNCTSTISRLILKGNKIKKLKEHFLRDAYQLRYLDLSDNSLSTISKSSFPMDVIQKLDTLILQGNPFKCNCEAVWFVWWLNQTTVYVPRLATDVTCAGPGTHKDKSLIILDLYTCEEELPLVVLHSVSASIIICLMVIAISNHLYFWDIWYSYHFCSAKLKGYRRLPSSGKCYDAFIAYDTKDVLASEWVYKELVTILEGEEGKQINLCLEERDWVPGKAIFENLSECIRMSRKTVFVLTKKYAQSGHFKTAFYMAHQWLIDENLDVIIFIFLEKALQNSKYLRLRKRLCKGSVLEWPTNPHSQCYFWHCLRNALKTDNHMTYDKLFKEIA; from the coding sequence ttACTGTACAAATGCTCATCAATCCGACATTGCCATCTCCTCATTCTTCTGTACCTGTGTCCAAAGTTGTCTGCAGCTACCTGGTTTCCCAAAAGCCTCCCCTGTGATGTGAAAGAATCTTCTGAAGATGTTTCCTTACTTGTGGACTGTGCTGATCGCCGCCTAACAGAGGTTCCAAGGGGAATTCCCACCAATGTCACTAATCTGACTCTTACAATTAATCATATACCACATATTTCACAAAAGTCCTTTCTCCGTCTCCAGAACCTGGTGGAGATTGACCTCAGATGCAACTGCGTTCCTGTTCGGTTGGGGCCAAAGGACCATGTGTGCACTGAGAGACTTTATATCGAGGACAGCAGCTTCACATCACTCACGCTTTTAAAATCACTGTATTTAGATGGGAACCAGCTCTTGGAAATCCCTCGTGGATTACCTCAACACTTACAATTACTAAGTCTAGAAGCAAACAGTATTTTTTCCATAACGAAGGGCAATTTAACAGATGTGGTAAATCTCGAAATCCTCTATCTCGGCCAGAACTGCTACTATCGCAATCCCTGCAACGTGTCCTTTTATATTGAGAATGATGCCTTTTACAATCTCACAAATTTATCAGTTTTGTCTTTAAAATCCAACAATATAACACATGTCCCTGGCAGGTTACCGTCAACTTTAAAGGAACTCTATCTTTACAACAACATGATTCAATCTATCAGAGAAAATGATTTTCAAAATCTTTTTCACTTGGAAATTCTTGACTTAAGTGCCAACTGTCCACGGTGCTACAATGCACCCTATCCTTGTATCCCTTGTCCAAATAGTAGGGCAATTGAAATTGATCTTGAAGCCTTTAGCTCCTTAAAAAATCTCAAAGTTTTGCGCCTTAGAAGCAATTCTTTGCGTAAGATACCAAGCACCTGGTTCAAAAACACTGAAAAACTACAAGTATTAGATCTTTCTCAAAACTTTTTAGCACAGGAAATGGGAGAGGCCAATTTTTTGAAATGTATTCCCAGTCTTAAGGAACTAGATTTTTCTTTTAACTATGATCTGCAGGTGTATCCTGTATTTATGAAATtgtcaaacacattttcccatttgtTGTCCCTAGAACGTTTCCGAGTAAGGGGGTATGTGTTTAAAGAACTTGCCATAGAACATCTTAGACCACTGATACCCCTCAAAAATCTAACATTACTCGATCTGGGCACAAATTTTATTAAGGTTGCTAACTTGAGCCTGTTTCAGTACTTCCCCGCCCTGGAACTTGTAGACCTCTCTTGGAATAAAATATCTCCATCCAGTGAATCTGACCAACGTTCGTTTTCGAATTCCAGAAATTCTGAAAACCATTTTGGCAGTGCACGGCTTCAGGACACACATTATTTCATGTATGATGAAAATGCACGCAGGTGCAAGAGCAAAGACAAGGAGAACATTCCTTTAATTTCATTTGTAAAGGAGGGCTGTCGTGACTTTGGAAAAACCTTAGACCTTAGCATTAATAACATATTTTTCATCAACGCCAAAGATTTCCAGCATGTCACCTCTTTCAAATGTCTCAATTTGTCAGGCAACGCTATCGGCCAGTCTTTGAATGGTAGTGAACTTCAGTACTTGAAACAATTGAAATACCTGGATTTCTCAAACAACCGACTTGATTTTTTGTATGCAACAGCCTTTAAAGAACTGACTGAGTTGGAAGTGCTTGACCTGAGTAATAACAAACATTATTTTCTAGCAGAAGGTATCACACATATGCTCAATTTTACCATGCATTTGCCTTCCCTGAAGAAACTGCTTCTGAACGGAAACGAGATCTCCTCCTCTACCAACAAAGATATGGAAAGTATGTCTCTTGAAATATTGGAATTCAAGGGAAACCGTCTTGATGTTCTATGGAGAGATGGAGATTCAAGATATCTATCCTTCTTTCAGAAGCTTACCCAGCTAAAGAAATTAGATATTTCCTACAATTCTTTGAGTTTTATGCCTCCTGGGAGTTTTGAAGGCATGCCTCCTCAACTTTCAAAGCTCTGCTTGGCCAACAATAAAATTAGGTCCTTCAACTGGGGGCAACTTACCGCTCTGAAAAAGCTAGAGGTCTTGGACTTGAGCAACAATGAGCTTGCCAATGGACCGCGTGAGTTGTCCAACTGCACTTCAACAATTTCTAGGCTAATTTTAAaaggtaacaaaataaaaaaactaaaagagcATTTCCTGCGTGATGCTTACCAGTTGCGCTACCTGGACCTCAGTGATAACAGCTTATCTACAATCAGTAAGTCCAGTTTTCCAATGGATGTGATCCAGAAACTTGACACATTGATCCTTCAGGGTAATCCTTTTAAGTGCAATTGTGAAGCAGTATGGTTTGTGTGGTGGTTAAACCAAACAACTGTCTATGTTCCCCGCCTTGCCACAGATGTTACCTGTGCCGGCCCTGGGACACATAAAGACAAAAGTCTAATTATTTTGGATCTTTATACCTGCGAAGAAGAGCTTCCACTTGTTGTACTGCACTCTGTCTCAGCATCAATAATTATTTGCCTAATGGTGATTGCTATCTCAAACCACTTGTATTTCTGGGATATTTGGTACAGTTACCACTTCTGTTCTGCCAAACTGAAAGGCTACCGCCGCCTGCCTTCCTCAGGCAAATGCTACGACGCCTTCATTGCCTATGATACAAAGGATGTCCTTGCTTCTGAATGGGTTTATAAAGAACTAGTTACAATTCTGGAAGGCGAGGAAGGAAAACAAATTAATTTGTGCTTGGAAGAAAGAGATTGGGTTCCAGGGAAAGCAATTTTTGAGAACCTCTCGGAATGCATACGCATGAGTCGAAAAACGGTGTTTGTGCTGaccaaaaagtatgcacaaagtgggcATTTCAAGACAGCCTTCTACATGGCGCACCAGTGGCTAATCGATGAAAATCTGGATGTGATTATCTTCATATTTCTAGAAAAAGCCTTGCAGAATTCTAAATATCTCAGGTTAAGAAAGAGACTATGTAAAGGTTCGGTGttggaatggcctacaaacccacaCTCTCAGTGTTACTTCTGGCACTGCCTGAGAAACGCCCTAAAAACAGACAATCATATGACCTATGACAAACTTTTCAAAGAGATTGCTTAG